DNA sequence from the Streptomyces sp. MST-110588 genome:
GTCCGCCGGCCTGTCTACCGACCCGCGCGGCGCGCCCGCGCGGCCTCAAGCCGGCTCGGGTACCGCACCTTCACATTGCCCATGTCGATCTGCCCCGTGAAGCGCAGAACGGTCGCGCCCGGCTCCGGGCGGTCCGTCGCGCGGTTGACGACCTTGCCCATGCCGACGGCCACCTCGTCCGTGCGTACCTCCCACCCACGCGGCACCACGACGTTCACACTGCCCATGCCGACGGCCACCTCGACCGTCACCATGCGGTGGGCGCATTCGGCGGCCGTGAAGTCGAGCTTGGCGTTGCCCATGCCCGTACTGACGGTGATCTCGGACGGAACCACCCAGTAGCCCGTCTGCTGCACCGTGCCGGTCCCGGCCCGCAGCATCAGCGGCTGGTCGCGCCGCCCCGGCGCCGGCGCGGCCTCGGGGAGGTCCGCGATCAGCGGCTCCAGCTCCCCGAGCGTCTTGGCGGTGTACGCCGCGTCCAGCCGCTCCTCCAGCTCCTCCAGGGACAGCCGGCCCTCTGCCACCGCGTCCCGCAGCCGCTCGGCGACGGCCTCCCGGTCGGTGTCGGCGGCCCGCATCCCGGGCGTAACTACCGGCGGCTGACGGCGCGTTATGTCATCAGGGGTCATGCCCGGAGTGTAGGCGCATCACGGGCCGCACCCCGGCGGTTCACAGGCCGCACCCCCTCACGGAACCCGGAACGCCCGCCGGTAGGCGCCCGGGGTCGTACCTGTCCGGGCGCGGAAGCGGCGGCGCAAGTTGACCGCGGAGCCGAGGCCGACGCGGGCCGCGATCGCCTCGACCGGCAAGTCCGTCTCCTCCAGCAGGGTGCGCGCCGCGGCCACCCGCCGGGAGAGCAGCCAGTCACCCGGGCTCGTGCCGAGCCGGTCGGCGAAGCGTCGGGCCAGGGTGCGGGGCGAGACGCCGAGGTACGCGGCCAGGTCGTCCACCGACAGCGGTGTTCCCAGGCGTTCATCGGCCCACTTGAGCAGGTCGTCGAGCGCGTCCACGGGCGGTGCGGGCGGGATGCGCGGTGCCCGGCCGTCTTCGCGGGGCGGCGGCAGCACCATGTGCCGTGCGAGCAGGGCGGCGTACGCGGCCCCGTGGTCGCGCCGGACCAGACGCAGGCACAGGTCGAACCCCGCGCCCGCGCCGGCACTGGTGGCCACGTCACCGTGATCCACGTAGAGCCTGTCCGGCTCCACGGTCACCCGGGGGAATTCCCGCCGCAGTTGCTCGGCGCGCGCCCAGTGCGTGGTGGCCGAGCGGCCGTCCAGCAGGCCGGTACGGGCCAGCGCGAACACCCCGGAGCAGATCGTGACCAGCCGCGCCCCGCGCGCGTGCGCCTTCAGCAGCGCGTGGCGCACGCCGTCGGAAAGCGGCTCCTCCACCGGCAGCCAGCCCGGGATGATCACGGTGTCCGCCGAATCGAGCGCCGAGAGGCCCTGCGTCACGGACATCGCGTACCCGGCCGTGGTCGGCACCGGGCCGGGCGTCTCCGTACACGTCTCGAATGCGTAGTGCTGCGGCACTCCTGGCCGCTCCGTACCGAAGACCTCGACGGCGCAGCCGAGCTCGAACGTCGACTGCACCGGCCGTACCAGGGCCACCACGC
Encoded proteins:
- a CDS encoding DUF1707 domain-containing protein, with amino-acid sequence MRAADTDREAVAERLRDAVAEGRLSLEELEERLDAAYTAKTLGELEPLIADLPEAAPAPGRRDQPLMLRAGTGTVQQTGYWVVPSEITVSTGMGNAKLDFTAAECAHRMVTVEVAVGMGSVNVVVPRGWEVRTDEVAVGMGKVVNRATDRPEPGATVLRFTGQIDMGNVKVRYPSRLEAARARRAGR
- a CDS encoding helix-turn-helix domain-containing protein, which encodes MHRVVALVRPVQSTFELGCAVEVFGTERPGVPQHYAFETCTETPGPVPTTAGYAMSVTQGLSALDSADTVIIPGWLPVEEPLSDGVRHALLKAHARGARLVTICSGVFALARTGLLDGRSATTHWARAEQLRREFPRVTVEPDRLYVDHGDVATSAGAGAGFDLCLRLVRRDHGAAYAALLARHMVLPPPREDGRAPRIPPAPPVDALDDLLKWADERLGTPLSVDDLAAYLGVSPRTLARRFADRLGTSPGDWLLSRRVAAARTLLEETDLPVEAIAARVGLGSAVNLRRRFRARTGTTPGAYRRAFRVP